The Musa acuminata AAA Group cultivar baxijiao chromosome BXJ2-5, Cavendish_Baxijiao_AAA, whole genome shotgun sequence genomic interval CACGACTAAGGAATCCTCTTCACCACCGCGTCTTACAGCCGCCTTAAGCCAGCCACCACCGTAACCCATAAAAAAAAataggaaaagaaaataaaataaaaaaacagaAGAAGCGAAgcagaagagaaaaaggaaacagaggaagaagaaagggaagagagagggagaaagaaaCTTACCAGCCTTCGTTTTTGGCATTGGAGATCAGAAAACTAAATTAGGTATGGTTTTGAATTCTGTAACTTTCCTGCTAATTAGATTACCAAATAGGGTTATCAATTAGCTAATTTTAGCTTCCTAAGTTAATAGGATccttaataatattaatttttaattatcattAGTTTATTCTCAAAGAATTATGTTTTAAGCTAATCTGATGGGGAAAAAAAGGACAAAGCTAATCTGTAATAGTGCTTTAAGTGGTAAATGTAACCTGTAAAATTAATTACTTTATGCTGTACTttaggtttttttctttttttttttaaaaaagataaaattatagtcGCAATATTATGTGGGAATTAACAGAGAGATTAAGCATGTTTATCAAGTTATAAACGTACTTACAGTGTATAGGGAATTGATAAAATTTTAGAATAATTAGAAATGGTAACAATGAAAaatgaagaataaaataaaattaatatatatatgatatttatttatattttatgagtGATTTGTGAATAATATTGTGTGTATAATTAGGAGAAGGAGTGTTTTGATTATTAAGTGAATCAAGGATACACAATTTGAGTCTGGACTTACGAATGGGGGTTATATATTGGTTTTATTTAGAAACTAGTGTTTTGACACAAGAAGATATATGTTATCTATACCATAGGGGTTAAACATGGTTCTAGGTTTTATCACGGAAATATAACATGATCGTCGTCGTTAGCATTACTATGACTATATTTTTGACATGTACTTTTGGTTATAgttatatttattataaatttagacATATTTTTAgctatatttattttgattacaGATAACTAATCATCATCATTTATATGAATATGATATTTATTCTGATATACCATTTAGCTATAGTTAtggttttgtttattttgaaataaatatAAAGCTTATAGTATTTGAtataaataataagaataattTGACATTTTTAATGTTGTATTAAATTGATTATGAAAAGtacttataattatatatttgtaCGTATTTGTAATAAATTTTGATTGGTATATGAGTTATGGTGTTTATTGGGATGTTGTTTGCTCATATGTTTATTCTTTGAATTTTTAAATCCCGAGAAATAGTCTAGTGTGGACATGTTTGAGGAAAAATATTATTGTTtgaaactttttttattttggacTTGTATGATATTAATGTGCAATGTTATTTTGGATATGCTCTGGTGATCTTATAGTTATGTAAATGTATAGTGTCGACTGtgatataatataaatttttttatgattatacGATGGTAAATAACTTGGTGGACCATGTAAAGATTATGTTGCTTGTTCAGGTTTTGATCGTGCAATTTATGTTGGATTATTTTGTTAGATATAAGTTGTTGAAATATAATTAAACATGTTATGAATGTCCTATGATTGAATTGTTTAtgagttaaaaaataataaataacctATGGAGGCCAATTTTTTGATACCTGCTTTTGCATGATTAGTATGGCTATGATGTGGATCCTATCAATAGGGGTTACATTGGTATTTATTCGGAAGCTAGTTTTTTCTGGACAAGGAAGATATGTGTTATCTATATCATTGGGGTTAAACATGATTCTGGGTCTTATCACATGCATATAACATAACAGCAACTGTTGGTATTATTATGACTATAGTTTTGACATTTACTTTTAGCTATAgttatatttattataaatttatacatACATCTTTAGCTATATTTATTGATGTTATGGTTAACTCATTGTCATTTATATGAATATGATATTTATTCTAATATACCGTATAATTATAATTATGGTTTTGTTTACTTTGAACTAAATGTAAAGCTTATAATATTTGATAGAAATAATAAGAATGATTTGACATTTGATATGTTGTGTCAAATTGATTGTAAAAAGtactaataaatatatatttgtatgcattTGTAATAAGTTTTGGTTGGTATACACGTGAACATGTTTGAGGAAAAATATTATTGTTTGAAACTCTTTTTATTTTGGAGTTATATGATattaatatgcaatattattttggaTATGCTATGGTGATCTTGTAGTTATATAGATACACGGGTGTTCACTGtgatataatataaaattttgatgattatatgatgataaataaaGATTTTGTTGCTTGTTCACGTTTTGATCATGCAATTTATGTTGGCTTCCTATTGGTAGGTGAGttgttaaaatataattaaacatgATATGAATGTCGTATGATTGAATTATTTAtgagttaaaaataaataaataacctgTCGAGGTGAATTATTTGTGCAGGTTTTAGCCTTGCAATTCTAAAAAAGGATTGCAGCGTTGGGTGTTTAGCAAGAGGAGTTGTTTCAGAGAATTCTTGTAACGATCCATTTAGTCGATGCTTCGTATCATTGCAGATGCTAATTCATAATTTTTACTTGAACGCCGAACGTTTGATCGGTTGGTCTTTTCTAGATGGACTTATCGTACACGAATCTTTCAGCAGTTTCTTGTGCTTATTAGTATGAGTGGTTTGATGATCTCTTCTTGACATTTTCGAAAGTAGGTTTGATATATATGGCTTTTGGGCTTTCTCATCGTCACAGATGTTTAAGGTTTTAAGCCGTCGGGAATAATATTGCTTTTGTCCAAAATGTTCGTTTTTGAGGATCTATACGCTTTGTAAGACACCTGATCTGTTTAATCACTATGTTGGTCGGATGAGGTTTCCATGCTTTGCTTGCTTCGTATCGCTGATGAAGTGTCATTCAGTGGTTAGGTGCAAGCCTCATGCCCATCTCTCATCCCCGATTTGACCCGACCCTCATCCCTGTTAGATGCAAGTCGACCGACGACCGACCACCAGTGTTCTCCCAGCGGTGGCGGCGGTGCAGCGCGACACCTTCCCGCAGTACCTCCCTCTCTCTTAGCGCGCTCTCTCCCCtcgacacctctctctctctctctccctctctctggcAGGGCAACGCTCCCACCCTCTGCTGTACTcggtctctctctcgctctctctctctctctctctctctctccagtgcGTCGGGTAGGCCTCGCTCGTACCCTCGCGCTGGAGGCGGTAGCCCTCTCTCCCTCTTCCTTTTCCATGGCATCCTCTATACCTCTCCATTTCTTTGGACGGCCCTGTccgcctctctctctttcttccagGAGTCCGCCCTCCTCTCGGCCTCCTGTCGCTGTTAGCCCTAGCGCTTCCTCCCCTGCAAAATTATGTTAATTTTTTGTTTATAATAGTTAATTATTGTAAATAAGAGTTTATGATTTGTGTCAATTACTGTATTTGTGACTACTAGAATTTCGAATTGTTAATTTTTGCTATTTTGAATCGTGCTAATTTTGATGTTAATATTCTTTTTCATGGGTTATTTTGTTATTAGATTTGGAGAATTTAGTACTTTAATGTTTTGTAGATGGTTAagtgaatataatttgatattttgcggTGATAATTTGAATCTGAAATCATATGGAACTTATATtttgtctttttttattttaatgattgaatttcttcttttttttattcttttatcatcTTTATATAGGTGAGTGCCTAGTACCTGCGGCATTTTAGAACATTGGCATCTTTTAGCGCAATAGCCCAACACCTTCAACAACATTGGTGTCGATGAATAGTGCCATTCTTTGTACATAATATTGTCTTGAACTCTTGATATAATATTTGAATATTAACGTAATGTTACTACATACTAGAAGAAGAATTCTCTTCTAATTGTGATAGAATACATAACCAATAAGTTAATCAATGAAGGTGTGAGCTAGCTTAGCTGGTAAAGACTTTAACAGTTTATCACAAGGTCCTAAGTTTGAATTCTGCCTTCACCACTTATCATTTGCCCCCCAAAAAAAAAGTTCACCAATTTCTTCACTTCACAAAATTTGGAGGTCTTATGGTATGCAacttttaaatgaagaacaagtatACTTTGTTTTTATAACATCATTTTAGAAATTAGAAAGAATATAGTAGACTTTTTATATATTACTTACTGGAATTTGAACGTATAAAAATTTGCCATTGCTTATAGTTACCAGAACAGTGCAATTTCTGTGTATAGAGCTAAAATGAAAATGAAATTATTGTTGTTTCATGAAGCTTTGTGCAGTTACTCGTACTGACTTTCTATTGGTTCTCAGAACCAACTTCATAGCTTTGTTGAGGTTTGGAAAATGGCCGCAACCAAGCATTTTCCTCGGATGGTCTCACATGTGATTCTTGATTTGGATGGTACACTTTTAAATACAGGTGTGTACTTACCCACATTTTTCTTGATCATTTTTTTCATGGTAAGTACAATATATATTTCACAATTTTTTCCAATTTCATTACTGTCGTAAAATCACACACATAGTGAGATGGACCTTTGACTTATATGCTGTTGCAACACACATAGAGATACATTTACAAATATGTCTATGTACCGAGCTTTCTTCTTTAAGTTTCATGCTTAGAGTTCATCTCCTAATCTTTAACCGGTGACAGATGGTGTCATGAATGAAGTTCTCAAAGTATTCCTTGTTAAATATGGCAAAAGATGGGACAATAAAATATCTCAGAAAATAATAGGGAGGACACCTTTGGAAGTTGCAACTGCAGTTGTGAAAGATTTTTCACTTTCTCTGACAACTGAGGAGCTCATGTCTGCAATTTCTCCAATGTTCTCTGACCAGTAAGCATCATGACATTCTTCCTGTGATTATCATCTTTGTGCTATCTATATCATTCATTATTGAACACAGCTGCAATATATGATTAGAGGGAATGTAGTGTCACTTAATGCTCATGTTTCTTTTTTATGTCTTCGCCTATCTTTAGCGATGATATTAACATTTTTCCTCAGTGCAGTCTGAGGTAGAGAAAGGACTGTTTAAGGGCCTTGATGACAGTGAATGTACCCACACCTTTTATAGATAATGTTTTCCTCTGTTCTTTCCGAAACTGCAGCTAAGACAGTATGTGGCTGACAAATTAAGAAAATTGAATAAAAGGAGATAGTAATATTGTGAGAGAAGAAACTACTAGAAAGGAGGGACTAAAAGGGATCCAACACCATTGCAGTTCCATCTTTGCTGGTTTTTTTTTCCGAAAAACTAAATCACTTTTCCAGGGGCCAGTTCTTGGCCTTTTTTTTCTGTAAGTTGGTTTTGCTATTATTACTGCCTGTTCTTAGTTTTAAGCAAAGAGAGCTGAAGACAAACCCCTGGTGACTATTGTAGTTGTGCACTAATTTTGAACTTGATAGGCTTTTGATATGTCCCTTTTGGGTCCCTAAAATTGGCCTAAAACTACTGGTCCCAtggttattttataatattaatagGAAAATATCTACGAGAATAAAATTTTTCCTTTCGGGGTAGTCAGTTTCCAGTTTTCTCTGAACCGGAGGACACACAAGCTCAGGTGTTTGAAGACTTCTCGATGAAATTATAGGGAAATTTCTTCTAAAATTACAGCATACAAAAATTTGAATTCAACAGTTATCACAAATGTAGCAAGTATCTTGAGGCCTATTGGttattgattttgattatttttgaAAGCAAATCATGTTGAGTTTCAACATTTAATATGTATTTGCATGTCAAACAGTTTGaactgaaaaccttggtcatgttCAGAAAAGAGAAATTCAAGCAGATAATCTTCCTTTTTCATTTCTCTTCTGTTCAATTGATGCCAaagaaggaaagggaaaaaattgTTTGCCACTGGAATCTAGGTTGTCTAAGAGACCTTGGGGTGAACCTTTAGAGGTTTCCTGATATTTTGAGATATTTGGTTTTCTCCCTTCTCTTTTCCTTCCTGTATTTTCTTCCTCCACCCAGTTACGTGTCAACATGCCAAAATCTCAATCCACATCCAAATGTAGGTAGCTAGAGCTATTTTAGACCAGGATTGCAATCATCTGCTGAATCCAATTTGATATACTGAACATGCATGGATGATATCCAAATGAATTGAGCTTGATACTTAATTTAGAATAATGTAGGACCTGCTGGAAGTTTAAGATGTCTTGGATTCTTAGGTTAAATAATTAGGCTTAAGAAAGCTGTTTGGGCTGTTATGAACCATGGTTTAGAAATTCACAAAAGTATGCTGGCAGTTAGTTAGAGCTTGAATTACAGATAAACAATAACTTGATGCAAGAAGAGTAACAATATGTTGCTGGAATTTTAGTTTAACAATCAGTTATTAGTAAtaaaaatcataaacatatagagCAATGCCAGAATAAAATACATTATAGAGTTGATTATGAGGACTTATTCCAATTCCTAGCAGTCACAGCCAGTGTTCTTGGCCACACGTGGTCATGACCCATGCATGGACAGGCCATATTTGTTATGCTTCTTTTTAACTAAGGAACAGTATTTTGTTGAAGGTTCTTTTTTTAACTTTGACTTGAATTACTGCATTTTTTAACTGAAGGTGGTGCAATATCAAAGCTCTGCCAGGTGCTAATCGGTTGATTAAACATCTGAGGAGTAATGGGGTGACTATGGCTTTAGCTTCAAACTCTTCAAAATCCTGCATAGAAGCAAAGATTTCTTTCCACCAAGGTATAATGGCAGCTTAAAAAGCATTATGTTTCAAAACCAAGGTTCTCTGTTTCACCCAGACTGGTACAAAATAGTTTGTACTTACCGGTCCGAGTGTAGACTGGTACTTGGGCTGGCCCCGCCTTAGCTTCAAACTCTTCAAAATCCTGCATAGAAACAAAGATTTCTTTCCACCAAGGTATAATGCCAGCTTAAAAAGCATTATCTTTCAAAACCAAGGTTCTCTGTTTCACCCAGACTGGTACAAAACAGTTAGTACTTACTGGTCCGAGTGTAGACTGGTACTTGGGCTGGCCCCGTTTTGGTTGGTCAGGTCCAATccattagaaaaataaaaaaaacttaaatctcCAATTAGGGCTCGCGTATGCGAGCCCATTTGCTAGCACTCTTCTCACAAGGAGCATGGAATGGCTCTCGAGCTTTTGCCATCCAACACTGCCACTCCTGTCATTCGTCGCCGACATTGCCTCTACTATCATTCATCATCACTTACCTGCCTTGtatgcttcctcctcctccaccgcttcctctttttccttcctcctccaccaccctTTCATcttgttccttcttcttccttttcctccatcgctcttctttttccttcttctaactccttcctcctcttcctttctcttccttcatcctcctttgtcttcctcctcctccttccttctcttcctccactGAGCATGCATCTTCTCTTTCATCTTCGAAACATCGGTGTGTATCGATACACTGACCagtaccatgtgtcagtacaccGTTACATACTGGTCTTGCCAGGGACTGATATGGGTCTAATACGTGATACAACATTCCTTGGTTTTAACATATTGATATATTTATTTAAGTTTTCTCCTACTGCTGGCATTTTGATTATTGTTTCTCACTTTCTCTTATTTGTTCTCATAATGTTATTTCTGATACTTAGGCTGGAAAGAATCATTTTCTGTTATCATTGGTGGTGATGAAGTTACTACGGGAAAGCCATCCCCAGAAATGTGAGACACTAAAACGAGTAGCatgatttgttgatttttttATGCTTGGCACATTGTTCATTATATTAATGTttactttggaaattttgaatttTTGTGGACAAGATTCCTTGAAGCTGCCAAAAGAATGAATGTTGATATTTCAAATTGCTTGGTGATCGAGGACTCATTGTAAGTTTTCAAATCTTAATTCTCCTCAATTTTCTTTCCTTCCACCATCATATATCTTCATGAGTTTTAGTATTAGTCCTTTCTTCTCTGAATACTGAAATTACAATGAAATAACAAATTTTGATTTTACACAGTAATGAATATCTTATGTATTTTTACTGTATTGTTCTTTTGTTTTATGATTATTTTGCTTCTGCAATAATGGGAAGAATTATAGAGCAGATTTATAATTATGCCTATATCTGATATAAATGCAAATTTTGTTGGTTGATCTTTGACTGTTTAAGTTGAATTTACCTCTGTTTGACGTGTATGACCTTCAATGCTGACATAATAAACCAAATaaacaaaattaaatataattcaaTTTGTTAATTGTGAgtttctttggttttgtattttcctaatGATTTACATGATAGATTCAATCCTGCTTTCTTGTTGAATCTTCCATACAAAGATTTGGTTCTTATTATAAAAAGAGGATGCAGTGCCAATAAAGATAGTTAAAATGGTCACTGAG includes:
- the LOC103985667 gene encoding bifunctional riboflavin kinase/FMN phosphatase isoform X2 is translated as MASSIPLHFFGRPCPPLSLSSRSPPSSRPPVANQLHSFVEVWKMAATKHFPRMVSHVILDLDGTLLNTDGVMNEVLKVFLVKYGKRWDNKISQKIIGRTPLEVATAVVKDFSLSLTTEELMSAISPMFSDQWCNIKALPGANRLIKHLRSNGVTMALASNSSKSCIEAKISFHQGWKESFSVIIGGDEVTTGKPSPEIFLEAAKRMNVDISNCLVIEDSLPGVAAGKAAGMAVVAVPSLPKQAGLYSSADVVINSLLDLHPEKWGLPPFEDWIEGTLPIEPWYIGGPVIKGFGRGSKVLGIPTANLPAENFSTILSEHTSGVYFGWAGLSTRGIYKMVMSIGWNPYFDNTEKTIEPWLLHDFGEDFYGEELRLAIVGYIRPEANFPSLESLIARIHEDGRIAKKALDLPIYAGSKDSPYLKNSMLRSNCHS